One window from the genome of Thalassospira xiamenensis M-5 = DSM 17429 encodes:
- the pspF gene encoding phage shock protein operon transcriptional activator: MDSLQPILGEDPVFLAALEHVSRLAPIERPCLVIGERGSGKELIASRLHYLSRRWGGPLVKVNCAALSETLLDTELFGHEAGAFTGATKRHVGRFERAHGGTIILDEIATASPMAQEKLLRVVEYGEIERVGGSEVIEVDARVIGVTNENLRELAKTGKFRADLLDRLAFDVIAVPPLRERSDDILPLAEQFALEMTKRLSRSVFAGFTPAAARQLLTHSWPGNVRELRNAVERSLYLAEDDESPLSRIVLDPFAGIWSETAGKTEPVNTETPTSRNDTGIDFKSEVATFEIRLLEKALADNTNNQTEAAKQLGLNYHQFRRLLDKHNLLPGK; the protein is encoded by the coding sequence ATGGATAGCTTGCAACCGATATTGGGTGAAGACCCCGTTTTTCTGGCCGCCCTTGAACATGTTTCACGTCTGGCGCCAATTGAACGGCCATGCCTTGTGATCGGGGAACGGGGATCGGGCAAGGAACTGATTGCTTCACGCCTGCACTATCTGTCCCGTCGCTGGGGCGGCCCGCTGGTCAAGGTCAATTGCGCGGCCCTGTCCGAAACCCTGCTTGATACCGAACTGTTCGGGCACGAGGCCGGAGCCTTTACCGGGGCAACCAAACGTCATGTCGGGCGATTTGAACGCGCGCATGGCGGCACCATCATTCTCGATGAAATCGCCACCGCCAGCCCAATGGCGCAGGAAAAACTCCTGCGCGTTGTTGAATATGGCGAGATTGAACGTGTTGGCGGCTCCGAGGTGATCGAAGTTGATGCCCGCGTCATTGGTGTGACAAATGAAAATCTGCGCGAATTGGCCAAAACCGGGAAGTTTCGCGCCGACCTGCTCGACCGATTGGCTTTTGATGTCATTGCCGTACCGCCGCTACGCGAACGGTCCGATGACATCCTGCCGTTGGCCGAACAATTTGCGCTTGAAATGACCAAACGCCTGTCCCGTTCGGTCTTTGCCGGGTTTACCCCCGCCGCCGCCCGACAGCTCTTGACCCATTCATGGCCAGGTAATGTGCGCGAATTGCGTAACGCAGTTGAACGAAGCCTTTATCTCGCCGAGGATGACGAAAGCCCGCTTTCGCGCATTGTCCTTGATCCGTTTGCGGGCATCTGGAGCGAAACCGCAGGCAAAACCGAACCTGTCAATACCGAAACCCCGACCTCTCGAAACGATACCGGCATCGACTTCAAATCAGAAGTTGCAACCTTTGAAATTCGCCTTCTGGAAAAGGCACTGGCAGACAATACCAACAATCAGACCGAAGCTGCCAAACAGCTTGGCCTGAATTATCATCAGTTCCGCCGATTGCTCGACAAACACAATCTGCTTCCCGGAAAATAG
- a CDS encoding PspC domain-containing protein, translating to MTAQQAAAGAGYQRGHKKHRHGGCRFRREGQDGKECGGVIRRTTRGIAEKFGIPRKGVLIAFILILIFSFPVGVMLFALAWAYVHHPEWFDGLRGKFRGAGRPGSYSASTAHTDAPEERPTMGVDFEEPWMEDLREKFDDLERRTGSMEGYVASGDYRLASELEKMKKDDASGKKDADGSDDDASTSPNDKA from the coding sequence ATGACTGCACAGCAAGCTGCTGCCGGTGCCGGCTATCAGCGCGGTCACAAGAAACATCGTCATGGCGGTTGCCGTTTCCGGCGTGAGGGCCAGGATGGCAAGGAGTGCGGAGGCGTCATTCGCCGCACGACCCGGGGAATTGCCGAAAAGTTTGGTATCCCGCGCAAAGGTGTGCTGATCGCCTTTATCCTGATCCTGATTTTCAGCTTCCCTGTCGGTGTGATGCTGTTCGCCCTTGCGTGGGCCTATGTGCATCATCCGGAATGGTTTGATGGTCTGCGCGGCAAGTTTCGCGGGGCCGGTCGGCCGGGGTCGTATAGTGCCTCGACCGCGCATACCGACGCGCCAGAAGAGCGCCCGACCATGGGTGTCGATTTCGAAGAGCCCTGGATGGAAGACCTTCGCGAGAAATTCGATGACCTTGAACGTCGGACCGGTTCAATGGAAGGTTACGTTGCTTCCGGTGATTACCGGCTGGCATCGGAACTTGAAAAGATGAAAAAAGACGATGCCAGCGGCAAGAAAGACGCCGATGGCAGCGACGATGATGCTTCGACCTCCCCCAACGATAAAGCGTAG
- a CDS encoding sodium-dependent bicarbonate transport family permease, translating into MQDVLSLAAQNLLSPIVLFFVLGVGAALARSDLTIPEAVAKGISLYLLFAIGFKGGVAVSNNGIDLTLGMTLMAGVILSFVLPFIAFGLLRWISQLSRTDAAAVAGHYGSISIVTFVAATSVLQSSGIVAEGYMVAVAAAMEAPAIFSALLLVSSGGKGRMDGALIREILLNGSIVLLVGSFFIGWITGAEGMAKIEALIVSPFQGVLCLFLLDMGLVAGRGLKQGRAVLRAGPLAFGVMMPVIGSCLGLVFALLIGLSLGGTVLLMVLAASASYIAVPAAMRVALPEANPSVYLTLSLGVTFPFNLTLGIPLYLAMASAVHGG; encoded by the coding sequence ATGCAAGATGTGTTGAGCCTGGCGGCGCAAAATCTTCTGTCGCCCATCGTTCTTTTCTTTGTTCTGGGGGTGGGGGCTGCCCTTGCGCGATCCGATCTGACGATCCCCGAAGCCGTGGCCAAAGGGATATCGCTTTATCTTCTGTTTGCCATTGGCTTCAAGGGCGGGGTTGCGGTCTCAAATAACGGGATCGACCTGACCTTGGGTATGACCCTGATGGCAGGTGTGATCCTGTCCTTCGTTCTGCCCTTTATCGCCTTTGGCCTTTTGCGGTGGATATCGCAACTCAGCCGGACAGATGCCGCCGCCGTTGCCGGGCATTATGGCTCGATCTCCATCGTGACGTTTGTTGCGGCGACCTCGGTCCTGCAAAGTTCCGGCATCGTGGCAGAGGGTTACATGGTTGCTGTCGCGGCGGCCATGGAGGCACCGGCTATTTTTTCGGCCCTGTTGCTTGTGTCATCGGGCGGTAAGGGGCGGATGGATGGTGCGCTGATCCGTGAAATCCTGCTCAATGGTTCCATCGTTTTGCTTGTCGGCAGTTTCTTTATCGGCTGGATCACCGGGGCTGAGGGCATGGCAAAGATCGAGGCGCTGATTGTTTCACCCTTCCAGGGGGTTCTTTGCCTGTTTCTGCTTGATATGGGACTGGTTGCGGGGCGTGGGCTTAAACAGGGTCGTGCCGTGCTGCGTGCGGGGCCACTGGCCTTTGGTGTTATGATGCCGGTGATCGGCTCCTGCCTTGGTCTGGTATTTGCGTTGCTGATCGGCCTGTCACTGGGGGGTACAGTGCTGTTGATGGTTCTGGCCGCCTCGGCAAGTTATATCGCGGTGCCTGCGGCCATGCGTGTCGCCCTGCCAGAGGCCAATCCGTCGGTCTATCTTACGCTGTCGCTTGGCGTGACGTTCCCCTTCAACCTGACGCTTGGCATTCCGCTTTATCTTGCGATGGCCAGCGCCGTTCACGGAGGTTAA
- a CDS encoding ATP-binding protein — protein MAAMIEHPGEQDFLHRLMLDNPWWDGITDDLVHDLPQRAFFKRFWAAIEKNDGTKAVVLTGPRGVGKTVMLRQAVAELLNADTPRRHVCYISLEHPLFLEIDLPRLPKILRSMRGISADHPLWLFIDEVSYQRDWEDRVAKLLVADPMLRVVAVSALAPNPYALGHIQSLFLPPFSFAEYLEQRGIAPSDVLPQTPNVGRYTADIPEGLIELNDLFEAYINAGGFHDRDGEARAIHRSLHSDLPGLHGISNPSDLHRLFVLLAYNTGAEFSIETLARELDIAKNTLRRYLEYLESAWLVRRLERVDQDAKPFQRAVAFKVHLIHPGLRAGLIGAKAADSATITRLAETAIQTQFLTSSVGLESLYYARWGHYEVPFVFLDRRSGTPLFAYHCLWRDEGIRKPKEIRALVNFRTSHALPLGAFVLTKAQWHGGKIGGVPMRFEPASVLALRIGLEFSQL, from the coding sequence ATGGCGGCCATGATCGAACATCCGGGCGAACAGGATTTTCTGCATCGGTTGATGCTTGATAATCCGTGGTGGGATGGCATCACCGATGATCTGGTTCATGATCTGCCGCAGCGTGCGTTTTTCAAACGGTTCTGGGCCGCAATTGAAAAAAACGACGGAACAAAGGCCGTTGTTTTAACCGGGCCGCGTGGGGTGGGTAAGACCGTCATGTTGCGGCAGGCCGTTGCCGAATTGCTTAATGCCGATACACCACGTCGACATGTTTGCTATATCTCGCTTGAGCACCCGCTGTTTCTTGAAATCGATTTGCCGCGACTGCCAAAAATACTCCGTTCCATGCGGGGTATATCGGCAGATCATCCGCTTTGGCTGTTTATCGACGAGGTGTCCTATCAGCGCGATTGGGAAGACCGGGTTGCAAAATTGCTGGTGGCAGACCCGATGTTGCGCGTGGTTGCGGTTAGTGCGTTGGCACCCAATCCATACGCGCTTGGTCATATTCAAAGCCTGTTTTTACCGCCTTTCAGTTTCGCCGAATATCTTGAGCAGCGGGGGATCGCGCCATCAGACGTCTTGCCGCAAACACCCAATGTCGGGCGCTATACCGCCGATATTCCCGAAGGCCTGATCGAGCTTAACGACCTGTTCGAAGCCTATATCAACGCAGGCGGCTTCCATGATCGTGACGGCGAGGCGAGGGCAATCCATCGATCGCTTCATTCCGATCTTCCCGGGTTGCACGGCATTTCAAATCCATCGGATTTGCACCGTCTGTTTGTGTTGCTGGCCTATAACACCGGTGCGGAATTCTCGATCGAGACATTGGCGCGGGAACTTGATATCGCCAAAAATACGCTACGCCGTTATCTTGAGTATCTTGAAAGTGCATGGCTGGTGCGCAGGCTGGAACGTGTCGATCAGGATGCAAAACCGTTTCAGCGCGCGGTGGCATTTAAGGTCCATCTGATTCACCCCGGGCTTCGCGCCGGATTGATCGGTGCCAAGGCCGCGGACAGTGCGACAATTACCCGACTGGCGGAAACCGCGATCCAGACCCAGTTCCTGACGTCGAGTGTCGGGCTTGAAAGCCTTTATTACGCGCGTTGGGGGCATTACGAGGTGCCTTTCGTTTTCCTTGACCGGCGAAGCGGAACACCGCTTTTTGCCTATCACTGCCTGTGGCGTGATGAAGGCATTCGAAAGCCCAAGGAAATCCGTGCATTGGTCAATTTCCGCACCAGTCATGCCTTGCCACTAGGGGCATTCGTGCTGACCAAGGCGCAATGGCATGGCGGTAAAATCGGTGGCGTGCCAATGCGTTTTGAACCTGCGAGTGTCCTGGCACTTCGGATCGGGTTGGAATTCTCGCAGCTTTGA
- a CDS encoding carbonic anhydrase codes for MSKPTVDRMLAGFKSFKAMYYDQRPERVEDLVNMGQRPEVLLIACSDSRVDPAILTNAEPGEMFVIRNVANLVPPYEPDENYHGTSSAIEFAVRDLKVRDIVILGHSACGGMEALVEHGEAGKVPDRDFIGEWVSIAKCCLEHGPDVDKVSRHSIRNSLQNLMSFPFIKERVEAGDLKLHGWWYGMKEGILWRFDAEQDKFVQGEE; via the coding sequence ATGTCAAAGCCAACCGTTGATCGGATGCTTGCCGGGTTCAAGAGCTTTAAGGCGATGTATTATGATCAGCGCCCGGAACGCGTCGAAGACCTGGTCAATATGGGCCAGCGCCCGGAAGTTCTTCTGATTGCCTGTTCTGATTCCCGCGTTGATCCAGCCATCCTGACCAATGCCGAACCGGGCGAGATGTTTGTCATTCGGAACGTTGCAAACCTTGTTCCGCCCTATGAACCCGATGAGAATTACCACGGGACGTCGTCGGCGATCGAATTTGCGGTGCGTGATCTCAAGGTCAGGGACATCGTCATTCTGGGCCATTCGGCGTGCGGTGGCATGGAGGCTCTGGTCGAGCACGGCGAAGCGGGCAAGGTGCCGGATCGCGACTTTATCGGCGAGTGGGTCAGCATTGCGAAATGCTGTCTGGAACATGGCCCGGATGTCGACAAGGTATCGCGTCATTCGATCCGTAACTCGCTGCAAAACCTGATGTCGTTCCCGTTCATCAAGGAACGTGTCGAAGCCGGCGACCTTAAGCTGCATGGCTGGTGGTACGGCATGAAAGAAGGAATCCTGTGGCGTTTTGATGCCGAGCAGGACAAATTTGTTCAGGGCGAAGAATAG
- a CDS encoding PaaI family thioesterase, whose amino-acid sequence MAQFEPQNPNYDAEVRHRFSQQPYNLSIGAEVVDVKPGRVEIVVPSRADLIQHNGYFHGGLIAGLADIAGGFAGWSLVAEDQGMLTIEYKLNIVAPGMGDQLRAVGEVVSRGRSIIVTRIDVFGMRNSEPVLCATSLQTLKVMKLPPELLSNAA is encoded by the coding sequence ATGGCACAGTTTGAGCCGCAAAATCCGAACTATGATGCTGAAGTCCGGCATCGGTTTTCTCAGCAGCCCTACAATCTTTCGATTGGGGCCGAGGTCGTTGATGTGAAGCCGGGGCGGGTCGAGATTGTCGTGCCGTCACGCGCGGATCTGATCCAGCATAACGGCTATTTTCATGGCGGCCTGATCGCCGGGCTTGCCGACATCGCGGGCGGCTTTGCTGGATGGAGCCTCGTTGCCGAAGATCAGGGCATGCTGACCATCGAATACAAGCTTAACATCGTTGCGCCGGGCATGGGCGATCAGTTGCGCGCGGTTGGCGAGGTGGTTTCACGCGGTCGGTCGATCATTGTCACCCGCATCGATGTCTTTGGTATGAGGAATAGTGAGCCGGTTCTGTGTGCGACGTCGCTTCAGACGCTCAAGGTCATGAAGCTGCCGCCGGAATTATTAAGTAACGCTGCATAA
- the pspA gene encoding phage shock protein PspA, with product MGVFSRLSDIVNANINSLLDRAEDPEKMVRLMIQEMEDTLVEVRSAAVKAIADKKEVERKLKKLHDGQIEWEGKAEFAISKGRDDLAKGALMARRRLADQSIVLERELEVIEETLGKFDDDLNKLQSKLNEAKGKQRAVEIRMQTAEKRVKMREKLHSGQIDEALLRYEQMERRIDELEAGADSWDLGRGQSLEEQFEDLEAELGIEDDLKELKARVKKDK from the coding sequence ATGGGCGTGTTTTCGCGTTTGTCCGATATCGTAAATGCCAATATCAACTCGCTTCTGGATCGTGCCGAAGATCCGGAGAAAATGGTTCGGTTGATGATCCAGGAAATGGAAGATACCCTGGTTGAAGTCCGTTCCGCCGCCGTCAAGGCGATTGCCGACAAGAAAGAAGTCGAGCGCAAGCTCAAGAAGCTTCATGACGGTCAGATTGAGTGGGAAGGCAAAGCGGAATTTGCCATTTCCAAAGGCCGTGACGATCTGGCGAAAGGTGCGCTGATGGCGCGTCGCCGTCTGGCCGATCAGAGCATCGTGCTGGAGCGCGAGCTTGAAGTGATCGAGGAAACGCTTGGCAAGTTTGACGATGACTTGAACAAGCTTCAGAGCAAGCTTAACGAAGCCAAGGGCAAGCAGCGTGCGGTTGAAATCCGCATGCAGACTGCCGAAAAGCGTGTCAAGATGCGCGAAAAGCTGCATTCGGGTCAGATCGATGAAGCATTGCTGCGCTATGAGCAGATGGAACGCCGCATTGACGAGCTTGAGGCCGGTGCGGACTCCTGGGATCTTGGTCGCGGGCAGAGCCTTGAAGAACAGTTCGAAGACCTTGAAGCCGAGCTTGGGATCGAGGACGATCTGAAAGAGCTTAAAGCACGGGTCAAGAAAGACAAATAA
- a CDS encoding EndoU domain-containing protein, with product MTTLSKLSHTFVAAILLVCGLLMINATSAMAQVACPVGTITNAGLPDINGDHVFCGEINSKGKAVGFHSRPGGNNPAGGGITNVVITQPANPMGIYNISFQKNGVQKSISTMFPDSCSQDEVVNSILYAEANQEACPAGAPGWVVCGKNRPDPVMATQGPYCEGDDDSNRFYIAVGVNGGNINTAFPLR from the coding sequence ATGACGACACTTTCAAAGCTCTCCCATACTTTTGTCGCCGCGATCCTGCTGGTTTGCGGGCTGTTGATGATCAATGCCACATCCGCGATGGCTCAGGTCGCGTGCCCGGTCGGTACGATCACAAATGCGGGGCTGCCCGACATCAATGGCGATCACGTTTTCTGTGGCGAGATAAACAGCAAAGGCAAGGCTGTCGGTTTCCATTCCCGTCCCGGCGGAAACAATCCTGCGGGTGGGGGGATAACGAATGTTGTGATCACCCAGCCAGCGAACCCGATGGGAATTTACAATATATCCTTTCAAAAGAACGGGGTTCAGAAGTCGATTTCGACAATGTTCCCCGACAGCTGTTCCCAGGATGAGGTTGTGAACTCCATCCTTTATGCCGAGGCCAATCAGGAAGCCTGTCCGGCGGGAGCACCCGGCTGGGTGGTCTGCGGGAAAAATCGACCAGATCCGGTGATGGCTACACAGGGGCCGTATTGCGAAGGTGACGACGATTCAAACCGTTTTTACATCGCGGTTGGGGTCAATGGCGGAAACATCAACACTGCGTTCCCGCTGCGTTAA
- a CDS encoding acyl-CoA dehydrogenase — protein MRLEEHQIMVRDTAREFAENELKPHAAKWDIHHTFPAEAIAGLGELGFLGMLVPEEYGGAGMDHVAYALALEEIAAGDGATSTIMSVHNSVGCMPILKFGTEDQKEKYLVPMARGEKIGAFCLTEPQAGSDASALRTRAVRDGDHWIINGSKQFITSGSEGDVAIVFAVTDPEAGKRGISAFIVPTDTPGYVVSRVEEKLGQNASDTCQITFVECRVPGENMLGEEGQGYKIALANLEGGRIGIAAQSVGMARAAFEAARDYANERETFGKKIIEHQAVAFRLADMATKIDAARLLVHRAAELRDDHKPCLTEACMAKMFASEIAEEVCSAAIQIHGGYGYLKDFPVERIYRDVRVCQIYEGTSDIQRMVIARSLAD, from the coding sequence ATGCGGTTGGAAGAACATCAGATCATGGTGCGCGATACAGCGCGCGAGTTCGCCGAAAATGAACTCAAACCTCATGCCGCAAAATGGGACATCCACCATACCTTTCCGGCCGAAGCGATTGCCGGATTGGGAGAACTTGGCTTTTTGGGCATGCTGGTGCCCGAAGAATATGGCGGGGCGGGCATGGATCACGTCGCCTATGCGCTGGCACTCGAAGAAATAGCTGCTGGCGATGGGGCAACCTCCACCATCATGTCGGTGCATAATTCGGTCGGGTGTATGCCGATCCTGAAATTCGGTACCGAAGATCAGAAAGAAAAATATCTGGTCCCGATGGCGCGTGGCGAAAAGATCGGCGCATTTTGCCTGACCGAGCCGCAGGCAGGCTCGGATGCCAGCGCATTGCGCACACGTGCCGTGCGCGACGGCGATCACTGGATTATCAACGGTTCCAAGCAATTCATCACGTCCGGCAGTGAGGGTGATGTGGCGATTGTCTTTGCCGTTACAGACCCGGAAGCAGGTAAACGCGGTATTTCGGCCTTCATCGTGCCAACCGATACGCCGGGCTATGTCGTTTCGCGGGTCGAGGAAAAGCTTGGCCAGAATGCATCGGACACCTGCCAGATCACCTTTGTCGAATGCCGGGTGCCCGGTGAAAACATGCTGGGTGAAGAGGGGCAAGGCTATAAAATCGCACTCGCGAACCTTGAAGGTGGGCGCATCGGCATTGCTGCCCAGTCTGTCGGCATGGCGCGTGCCGCATTTGAAGCTGCGCGTGATTACGCCAATGAACGCGAGACGTTCGGTAAAAAGATCATAGAACATCAGGCGGTGGCATTTCGCCTTGCCGATATGGCGACGAAAATCGATGCGGCCCGTTTGCTGGTCCATCGTGCTGCCGAACTTCGCGACGATCACAAACCCTGTTTGACCGAGGCCTGCATGGCCAAGATGTTCGCATCCGAAATCGCCGAAGAAGTCTGTTCGGCGGCAATCCAGATTCATGGCGGATACGGCTATCTGAAGGACTTTCCGGTCGAACGCATCTATCGTGATGTCCGGGTTTGCCAGATTTATGAGGGCACATCCGATATCCAGCGCATGGTGATCGCGCGATCACTGGCCGATTAA
- a CDS encoding P-II family nitrogen regulator: MEKHDAKRVAIIIEAIMESRLRQALEGAGVTGFSVLPVLGGSGRSGSWSRDDTVSRGGGMVQVICIIRPEKLDRMLEAAFEVVDRHIGVVTISDCQVLRADRF, translated from the coding sequence ATGGAAAAGCATGATGCCAAACGCGTGGCGATCATTATCGAAGCCATTATGGAGAGCCGCCTGCGCCAGGCGCTTGAGGGGGCGGGGGTTACCGGCTTTTCCGTGCTGCCTGTGCTTGGTGGATCGGGGCGGTCAGGCAGCTGGAGCCGCGACGATACCGTGTCGCGCGGCGGCGGCATGGTTCAGGTGATCTGCATTATTCGCCCGGAGAAGCTTGACCGGATGCTTGAAGCCGCGTTCGAGGTGGTGGATCGTCATATCGGCGTTGTCACGATCAGTGACTGTCAGGTGCTGCGCGCGGATCGTTTCTAG
- the pspB gene encoding envelope stress response membrane protein PspB gives MWAIAVPLIVFVVVVGPVWVVFHYITLWKRMKAEQQKSSPEQVAKEKEIVATLKGRAERLENRVETLERLLDAEVAEWRNRI, from the coding sequence ATGTGGGCGATTGCTGTACCGTTAATTGTGTTTGTTGTCGTTGTCGGCCCGGTTTGGGTTGTGTTTCACTACATAACACTTTGGAAACGGATGAAAGCCGAACAGCAAAAATCCAGTCCGGAACAGGTGGCGAAGGAAAAGGAAATCGTCGCCACGCTCAAAGGCCGGGCAGAACGCCTTGAAAATCGTGTCGAAACACTTGAACGCCTGTTGGATGCCGAGGTTGCCGAATGGAGGAACAGGATATGA
- a CDS encoding acetyl-CoA C-acyltransferase, translating into MSNSDPIVIVSCARTPMGGLQGDFATVTASELGGVAIRAALEHGRVAAEDVDEVIMGNVLPAGQGQAPARQAAWKAGIPRSAGATTINKMCGSGMKAVMFAHDTLVAGGANVMVVGGMESMTNAPFLLPKMRSGHKYGHDMVYDHMALDGLEDAYDKGRSMGTFAEATAEKYGFTRKAQDDYAITSLTRAQNAAKSGHFADEIAPVTYATRNGEVTIDADEQPPKAKPEKIPTLRPAFAKDGTVTAAHSASISDGAAALVMMRASEAEKRGLKPLAKIVGQSTHAQEPCWFTTAPIDAIKKVLGKTGWSKDDVDLWEINEAFAVVAMAAIRDLELDHGKVNVHGGACALGHPIGATGARLLVTLIHALKTHGGTKGVASLCIGGGEATAVAIELL; encoded by the coding sequence ATGAGCAATTCAGACCCCATCGTTATCGTTTCCTGTGCCAGAACCCCGATGGGCGGCCTGCAGGGGGATTTCGCAACCGTTACCGCATCCGAACTGGGCGGCGTTGCCATCAGGGCCGCGCTTGAGCATGGCCGTGTTGCTGCCGAAGATGTTGACGAAGTCATTATGGGTAACGTTCTGCCCGCTGGTCAGGGACAGGCCCCGGCGCGTCAGGCCGCATGGAAGGCGGGTATCCCGCGTTCTGCCGGTGCAACCACGATCAACAAGATGTGCGGATCGGGCATGAAGGCCGTGATGTTTGCCCATGATACGCTGGTCGCCGGTGGCGCCAATGTCATGGTTGTGGGGGGGATGGAAAGCATGACCAATGCGCCGTTCCTGCTTCCGAAAATGCGGTCGGGCCACAAATACGGTCATGACATGGTTTATGACCATATGGCGCTGGATGGGCTGGAAGATGCCTATGACAAGGGCCGTTCCATGGGGACCTTTGCCGAGGCGACAGCCGAAAAATACGGCTTTACCCGCAAAGCACAGGACGACTATGCCATCACGTCGCTGACTCGTGCGCAGAATGCTGCCAAGTCAGGCCATTTTGCTGATGAAATTGCCCCGGTGACCTATGCCACCCGTAACGGCGAGGTTACCATTGATGCCGATGAACAGCCGCCCAAGGCCAAGCCGGAAAAAATCCCGACCCTGCGCCCGGCATTCGCCAAGGACGGCACAGTAACCGCGGCCCATTCGGCATCGATTTCCGATGGGGCGGCGGCTCTTGTCATGATGCGCGCGTCGGAAGCCGAAAAGCGCGGGCTTAAGCCGCTTGCCAAAATCGTTGGTCAGTCTACCCACGCCCAAGAACCTTGCTGGTTCACGACGGCTCCGATTGATGCGATCAAAAAGGTGCTGGGCAAAACCGGCTGGTCCAAGGACGATGTTGATCTGTGGGAAATCAACGAAGCCTTTGCCGTGGTGGCGATGGCCGCCATCCGTGATCTGGAACTTGATCACGGCAAGGTCAATGTCCATGGCGGTGCCTGTGCGCTGGGCCATCCGATAGGTGCCACCGGTGCGCGGTTGTTGGTGACCCTGATCCATGCGCTTAAAACCCATGGCGGGACCAAGGGCGTGGCGTCGCTTTGCATTGGTGGCGGTGAGGCCACGGCGGTCGCCATCGAGCTGCTTTAA
- a CDS encoding isovaleryl-CoA dehydrogenase, whose amino-acid sequence MAFFDFPGLKFDLGETAEAIRETVSSFAEAEIAPRAAEIDEKNEFPNDLWRKFGDLGLLGMTVPEEDGGTGLGYLEHVIAMEEISRASASVALSYGAHSNLCVNQIKRNANAEQKAKYLPKLMSGEHVGALAMSEPGSGSDVVSMKLRAEKKGDRFILNGNKMWITNGPDADTLVVYAKTDIDAGPKGITAFIIEKGFKGFSTAQKLDKLGMRGSNTCELVFQDCEVPDENILGNLNGGVRVLMSGLDYERVVLAAGPTGIMRACMDVVVPYIHERKQFGRAIGEFQLMQGKMADMYTTMNACRAYVYEVAKACDRGETSRKDAAGVILYAAEKATWMALEAIQTLGGNGYINEYPTGRLLRDAKLYEIGAGTSEIRRMLIGRELFGETA is encoded by the coding sequence ATGGCATTTTTCGACTTTCCCGGATTGAAATTTGATCTCGGCGAGACCGCAGAAGCGATCCGCGAAACCGTTTCATCCTTCGCCGAGGCAGAAATCGCGCCGCGCGCGGCCGAGATTGATGAAAAAAATGAATTCCCCAATGATCTGTGGCGCAAATTTGGCGATCTTGGTCTGCTGGGTATGACAGTCCCCGAGGAAGATGGCGGTACCGGTCTTGGCTATCTTGAACATGTGATTGCCATGGAAGAAATCAGCCGTGCATCGGCATCGGTTGCACTTTCCTACGGGGCGCATTCCAACCTGTGTGTCAATCAGATCAAACGCAATGCCAATGCCGAGCAAAAGGCAAAGTACCTGCCAAAGTTGATGAGTGGTGAACATGTCGGTGCGCTTGCCATGAGCGAACCGGGATCCGGTTCCGATGTGGTGTCGATGAAATTGCGGGCGGAAAAAAAAGGTGACCGTTTCATCCTGAATGGCAACAAGATGTGGATCACCAATGGTCCGGATGCCGATACGCTGGTGGTTTATGCTAAAACCGATATCGATGCTGGGCCCAAGGGTATTACGGCATTTATTATCGAAAAGGGTTTCAAGGGTTTCTCGACGGCGCAGAAGCTCGATAAACTGGGGATGCGGGGGTCAAACACCTGCGAACTGGTGTTTCAGGATTGCGAAGTACCCGATGAAAATATCCTTGGGAATTTGAATGGCGGCGTTCGTGTTTTGATGAGCGGCCTTGATTATGAGCGTGTCGTTCTGGCCGCCGGACCGACCGGCATCATGCGGGCCTGCATGGACGTGGTCGTGCCCTATATTCATGAACGCAAACAATTCGGCAGGGCGATCGGTGAATTCCAGCTGATGCAGGGCAAGATGGCCGATATGTACACCACAATGAATGCCTGCCGGGCCTATGTTTACGAGGTCGCCAAGGCATGTGATCGTGGTGAAACATCACGCAAGGACGCGGCAGGAGTGATCCTTTATGCTGCCGAAAAAGCGACCTGGATGGCGCTTGAAGCCATTCAGACGCTGGGTGGTAATGGTTATATCAATGAATACCCGACGGGACGTTTGCTGCGCGATGCCAAGCTTTACGAGATTGGCGCAGGCACTAGCGAAATTCGCCGCATGTTGATTGGCCGTGAACTTTTCGGCGAAACCGCCTAA